From the genome of Carnobacterium viridans:
CCTGAAACGATTATTTTATATGAATCGCCACACCGTTTAAAAGAAGTTTTGAAAAATATGTCAACCGTTTTTGGAATGAATCGCCGTATTGTTTGTTGCCGTGAATTAACGAAACGCTATGAAGAATTTATCAGAGGAACGATTGAAGAAGCGATTGAATGGTCTATGACAAATGAAATTAGAGGCGAGTTTTGTTTAATTATTGAAGGAAATAGTGAAGGAACTCTGCTAGCAGAAGAAGACACTAGTTGGGAAGATTTATCACTAAAAGAGCATGTTGATGTAATGATAAGCGACAGAGATATTACTAGTAAAGAGGCTATTAAAGAAGTTGCTAAATTACGAGGGTTAAAAAAACAAGAAGTCTATGCAGCATTTCATGAATTTTAGAGTTCTAAAAATAAGTTTAAAAAAGCATTTGCCTTCTTCATGGAATAGTCTTCCAGAGGAAAGCAAATGCTTTTTAATGCTATTAGTGCTTAAGTGCTAAGCTATTACCTAAAACCTAGCTGTTACGATTTTTTTTATCTTCTGCTAATAAATCGCGAATTTCTTTAAGGTATTGTTCCGCTACCGGAATTTCAACTTCATCAACAACTTCTTCGGCTTTTTTAAATTTATTTGCAGCATTATTAATGAGTTTAATAAAGATAAAAATAACAAGTGCAATTAGAATGAAATCCACAACTGCTTGCAAGAAAGCACCATATTCTAATTTAGCGCCTCCAACTTCGATGGATAGATTTTGGATATCCGTTCCACCGGTTAAAATACCTACAAGAGGCATAATAATA
Proteins encoded in this window:
- the mscL gene encoding large conductance mechanosensitive channel protein MscL, giving the protein MKKFMDEFKEFAFKGNVLDLAVGVVIGSAFTAIVTALVNFIIMPLVGILTGGTDIQNLSIEVGGAKLEYGAFLQAVVDFILIALVIFIFIKLINNAANKFKKAEEVVDEVEIPVAEQYLKEIRDLLAEDKKNRNS